The following proteins come from a genomic window of Larimichthys crocea isolate SSNF chromosome III, L_crocea_2.0, whole genome shotgun sequence:
- the cgasa gene encoding cyclic GMP-AMP synthase, with translation MAVCHVAKGRVLMHLPETFGVYLSTAQFILLIKTVMTGRGRPRKAKSPDIKTNQGRSPGKDVTEVRQNGTTREQKPKEQKNRNRTKGKPCVQSPQKEDRNHCKEVGKLQRTPTEASVPGAKTKTQTTKDCFMATEAETHGKQASPAKSPDKAPEKQQDAPNDTTEVCVPQVNTKHCAENGKLQRIPIERPVKGAKAKTCAGTTEQSAEEMTKMQPETTKATKTTKAKTGGGKAKSPEKIKDKAPRKQQGAPKETPKVCVPHVRCKENTAVDSILSTTLKQLKIRSNERSDASEVINKIIKDIIMHLKQNTVCFKEVEEPLRTGSYYENLKISNPDEFDVMLPIPVDRVDIKPFGEDGAFYSVALKRGRSPLQKFQEDSTLSASKMLKEFRDEVKKSVKGFEEWEVTKKKKGCPAVTLITTVKSITISLDVVLCLMVKSSWPPFTKEGLKIESWLGTKVKQNYKRMSYYLVPKYEGSGMLELDGVLAKDIWRVSFSHIEKAILKNHGSEKTCCEKDGARCCRKDCLKLLKHLLGLLKERDSSFDKFCSYHVKTTLLHACCSRTKDSDWSDSGLSRCFQLLLEDFVAHLRSGKLHNFFIPTQNLLSGPSQKSCNSLAHCMEEERDKGFPIFK, from the exons ATGGCAGTTTGCCACGTAGCAAAGGGGCGTGTTCTCATGCATTTACCGGAAACATTTGGAGTGTACCTCAGCACAGCGCAGTTTATTTTACTCATTAAAACAGTCATGACTGGTAGAGGAAGACCACGCAAGGCAAAGAGTCCTGACATTAAGACAAATCAAGGCAGAAGTCCAGGAAAAGACGTTACAGAAGTGAGGCAGAATGGCACCACGAGGGAACAGAAACCAAAGGagcagaaaaatagaaaccGCACCAAAGGGAAGCCATGTGTTCAGAGCCCACAAAAAGAAGACAGGAACCACTGCAAAGAGGTCGGCAAGCTGCAAAGGACACCTACAGAAGCTTCTGTACCAGGtgcaaaaactaaaacacagaCGACAAAGGATTGTTTTATGGCCACTGAAGCAGAAACACATGGTAAACAGGCATCACCAGCAAAATCACCAGACAAGGCACCAGAGAAGCAGCAAGATGCACCGAATGACACCACAGAGGTTTGTGTACCACAAGTTAACACTAAACACTGCGCAGAGAACGGCAAGCTACAAAGAATACCTATAGAGCGGCCTGTAAAAGGTGCAAAAGCCAAAACCTGTGCTGGGACCACAGAGCAGTCTGCAGAAGAGATGACAAAGATGCAGCCAGAGACCACAAAGGCCACAAAGACCACCAAAGCAAAAACAGGTGGTGGCAAAGCCAAATCGCCAGAGAAGATCAAAGACAAGGCACCAAGGAAGCAGCAAGGTGCCCCGAAAGAGACCCCAAAGGTTTGTGTACCACATGTCAGGTGTAAAGAGAACACTGCAGTGGACTCTATCCTCTCCACAACTCTGAAACAACTGAAGATAAGGAGTAATGAAAGATCAGATGCATCGGAAGtcatcaataaaataataaaagatatcATCATGCATCTGAAACAGAACACTGTCTGCTTTAAAGAAGTAGAAGAACCACTACGTACTGGAAGTTACTACGAAAATCTAAAA ATTTCTAATCCCGATGAATTTGACGTCATGCTGCCCATTCCTGTTGACCGTGTCGACATTAAACCGTTCGGAGAGGATGGAGCCTTTTACAGTGTGGCATTAAAACGTGGCAGGAGCCCACTGCAAAAGTTTCAAGAGGACAGCACCTTATCCGCGAGCAAAATGCTCAAGGAGTTCAGGGATGAAGTGAAGAAAAGTGTGAAGGGATTTGAAG aatGGGAAGtgacgaaaaagaaaaaaggctgcCCTGCAGTGACCCTGATCACCACAGTGAAATCAATCACCATTTCACTGGACGTTGTTCTCTGTCTCATGGTGAAATCAAGCTGGCCACCTTTCACCAAAGAAGGCCTTAAAATTGAGTCCTGGCTGGGAACCAAAGTAAAACAGAATTACAAGCGCATGTCTTATTATCTTGTTCCAAAATATGAAGGCAGCGGTATGCTGGAATTAGATGGAGTGCTTGCTAAGG ATATTTGGCGGGTTTCATTCTCTCATATTGAGAAGGCCATACTGAAGAATCACGGATCAGAGAAGacatgctgtgaaaaagatGGAGCACGCTGCTGCAG GAAGGACTGTTTGAAGCTCCTAAAACACCTCCTCGGACTGCTGAAGGAAAGGGACTCTTCATTTGACAAGTTCTGCTCCTACCACGTCAAGACCACGCTCCTACACGCCTGCTGCTCCAGAACTAAAGACAGCGACTGGAGTGACTCTGGTCTAAGTCGCTGCTTTCAGCTGCTCCTGGAGGACTTCGTGGCCCATCTGAGAAGTGGTAAACTCCACAACTTCTTCATCCCAACTCAGAACCTGCTCTCTGGTCCAAGCCAGAAGAGTTGCAATAGTCTGGCTCATTGTATGGAGGAGGAACGTGACAAGGGCTTTCCTATTTTCAAATAG
- the LOC104930999 gene encoding cyclic GMP-AMP synthase, which translates to MPGRGRPRKAKSPDIKTNQGRSPGKDVTEVRQNGTTREQKPKKQKNRNRTKGKPCVQSPQKEDRNHCKEVGKLQRTPTEASVPGAKTKTQTTKDCLMATEAETHGKQASPAKSPDKAPEKQQDAPSDTTEVCVPQINTKHCAENSKLQRIRIEAPLQGAKAKTCAGTTEQSAEEMTEIQPETPKDTTKALKKTPKGKKGGGKAKSPGKIKDKAPKKQQDAPNDTTEVCVPQINTKHCVENGKLQRIPIEAPVQGAKAKTCVGTTEQSTEERKMQPETPKDTTKALKKTPKGKKGGDKAKLPGKIKDKAPKKQQDAPNDTTEVCVTQINTKHCMENGKLQRIPIEAPVQGAKAKTCARRAKMTEQSAEAIKMQPETPKDTTKALIKTPKGKKGGGKAKSPEKIKDKAPKKQQDAPNDTTEVCVPQVDTKHCVENGKLQRIRIEVPVQGAKAKTCAGTTEQSAEQITKIQPETQKETTKAFIKSPKAKTGGGKAKSPEKIKDKALKKQQGAPKETPKVRVPHVRCKENTAVDSILSKTLKQLKIRSNERSDASEVINKIIKDIIMHLKQNTVCFKEVEEPLRTGSYYENLKISNPDEFDVMLPIPVGRVDIKLFGEDGAFYSVALKRGRSPLQKFQEDSTLSASKMLQEFRDEVKKSVKRFEEWEVMKKKKGCPAVTLITTVKSITISLDVVLCLMVKSNWPPFTKEGLKIESWLGTKVKKNYKRMSYYLVPKYEGRGTLELDGVLAKDIWRVSFSHIEKAILMNHGSEKTCCEKDGARCCRKDCLKLLKHLLGLLKERDSSFDKFCSYHVKTTLLRACCSRTKDSDWSDSGLSRCFQLLLEDFVAHLRSGKLYNFFIPTQNLLSGPSQRSCNSLAHCMEEERDKGFPIFK; encoded by the exons ATGCCTGGTAGAGGGAGACCACGCAAGGCAAAGAGTCCTGACATTAAGACAAATCAAGGCAGAAGTCCAGGAAAAGACGTTACAGAAGTGAGGCAGAATGGCACCACGAGGgaacagaaaccaaagaagcagaaaaatagaaaccGCACCAAAGGGAAGCCATGTGTTCAGAGCCCACAAAAAGAAGACAGGAACCACTGCAAAGAGGTCGGCAAGCTGCAAAGGACACCTACAGAAGCTTCTGTACCAGGtgcaaaaaccaaaacacagacgACAAAGGATTGTTTGATGGCCACTGAAGCAGAAACACATGGTAAACAGGCATCACCAGCAAAATCACCAGACAAGGCACCAGAGAAGCAGCAAGATGCACCGAGTGATACCACAGAGGTTTGTGTACCACAAATTAACACTAAACACTGCGCAGAGAACAGCAAGCTACAAAGAATCCGTATAGAGGCGCCTTTACAAGGCGCAAAAGCCAAAACCTGTGCTGGGACCACAGAACAGTCTGCAGAAGAGATGACAGAGATTCAGCCAGAGACCCCAAAGGACACCACAAAGGCTCTTAAGAAGACccccaaaggaaaaaaaggtggtgGCAAAGCCAAATCGCCAGGGAAGATCAAAGACAAGGCACCAAAGAAGCAGCAAGATGCACCGAATGACACCACAGAGGTTTGTGTACCACAAATTAACACTAAACACTGCGTGGAGAATGGCAAGCTACAAAGAATACCTATAGAGGCTCCTGTACAAGGTGCAAAAGCCAAAACCTGTGTGGGGACAACAGAACAGTctacagaagagagaaagatgcagcCAGAGACGCCAAAGGACACCACAAAGGCTCTTAAGAAGACccccaaaggaaaaaaaggtggtgACAAAGCCAAATTGCCAGGGAAGATTAAAGACAAGGCACCAAAGAAGCAGCAAGATGCACCGAATGACACCACAGAGGTTTGTGTAACACAAATTAACACTAAACACTGCATGGAGAATGGCAAGCTACAAAGAATACCTATAGAGGCTCCTGTACAAGGCGCAAAAGCCAAAACCTGTGCTCGCAGGGCCAAAATGACAGAACAGTCTGCAGAAGCAATAAAGATGCAGCCAGAGACCCCAAAGGACACCACAAAGGCTCTTATAAAGACccccaaaggaaaaaaaggtggtgGCAAAGCCAAATCGCCAGAGAAGATCAAAGACAAGGCACCAAAGAAGCAGCAAGATGCACCGAATGACACCACAGAGGTTTGTGTACCACAAGTTGACACTAAACACTGCGTGGAGAATGGCAAGCTACAAAGAATCCGTATAGAGGTACCTGTACAAGGCGCAAAAGCCAAAACCTGTGCGGGGACAACAGAACAGTCTGCAGAACAGATAACAAAGATTCAGCCAGAGACCCAAAAGGAAACCACAAAGGCTTTTATAAAGTCCCCCAAAGCAAAAACAGGTGGTGGCAAAGCCAAATCACCGGAGAAAATCAAAGACAAGGCACTAAAGAAGCAGCAAGGTGCCCCGAAAGAGACCCCAAAGGTTCGTGTACCACATGTCAGGTGTAAAGAGAACACTGCAGTGGACTCTATCCTCTCCAAAACTCTGAAACAACTGAAGATAAGGAGTAATGAAAGATCAGATGCATCGGAAGtcatcaataaaataataaaagatatcATCATGCATCTGAAACAGAACACTGTCTGCTTTAAAGAAGTAGAAGAACCGCTACGTACTGGAAGTTACTACGAAAATCTAAAA ATTTCTAATCCCGATGAATTTGACGTCATGCTGCCCATTCCTGTTGGCCGTGTCGACATTAAACTGTTTGGAGAGGATGGAGCCTTTTACAGTGTGGCATTAAAACGTGGCAGGAGCCCACTGCAAAAGTTTCAAGAGGACAGCACCTTATCCGCGAGCAAAATGCTCCAGGAGTTCAGGGATGAAGTGAAGAAAAGTGTGAAGAGATTTGAAG AATGGGAagtgatgaaaaagaaaaaaggctgcCCTGCAGTGACCCTGATCACCACAGTGAAATCAATCACCATTTCACTGGATGTTGTTCTCTGTCTCATGGTGAAATCAAACTGGCCACCTTTCACCAAAGAAGGCCTTAAAATTGAGTCCTGGCTGGGaaccaaagtaaaaaagaaTTACAAGCGTATGTCTTATTATCTTGTTCCAAAATATGAAGGCAGGGGTACGCTGGAATTAGATGGGGTCCTTGCTAAGG atatttgGCGGGTTTCATTCTCTCATATTGAGAAGGCCATACTGATGAATCACGGATCAGAGAAGacatgctgtgaaaaagatGGAGCACGCTGCTGCAG GAAGGACTGTTTGAAGCTCCTAAAACACCTCCTCGGACTGCTGAAGGAAAGGGACTCTTCATTTGACAAGTTCTGCTCCTACCACGTCAAGACCACGCTCCTACGCGCCTGCTGCTCCAGAACTAAAGACAGCGACTGGAGTGACTCGGGTCTAAGTCGCTGCTTTCAGCTGCTCCTGGAGGACTTTGTGGCCCATCTGAGAAGTGGTAAACTCTACAACTTCTTCATCCCAACTCAGAACCTGCTCTCTGGTCCAAGCCAGAGAAGTTGCAATAGTCTGGCTCATTGTATGGAAGAGGAACGTGACAAGGGCTTTCCTATTTTCAAATAG
- the ddx43 gene encoding putative ATP-dependent RNA helicase DDX43, translating to MSDWEEEYDENGVAIDIPAPKPSAPTNYDEDRSRENVFFGVRRGARFAAPRESREGSEFKPRRGGGGGESYRSTRRTNFGEERSNCSQPVIVTVENASVGRIIGRGGAKVRELEESTGARIKVNRGDYEGEVVIFGPPAAQQKAKEMIEDLVADGNSRFPAGVRKGGDYEGGDYGRRSDEGVRNDSVWSAAQLQAAKVIPAHVPIDWNAIRENKDKYEELKWKDLPPMKKKFYTEAESVSMLTAEEVIEWRKENNSIFVDDLKEEGEKRPIPNPCRTFLEAFERYPEIMENIERVGFVKPTPIQSQAWPVLLSGEDLIAIAQTGTGKTLAYLLPGFIHMDGQPVPRAEQGGPGMLVLTPTRELALQIEMECKKYRYKNYKSLCIYGGGDRRGQINFVKGGVDIVIATPGRLNDLQMNDLISLSSITYLVLDEADRMLDMGFEPQIKKILLDIRPDRQNVMTSATWPTGVRRLASSYLKNPMMVYVGSLDLAAVNTVNQTVLVVSEEEKKSYLFNFIRNMQPEDKVLIFVGRKLMADDLSSDMCLHGLAVQSLHGDHEQSDREQALEDFKRSRVRILVATDLASRGLDVHDITHVFNYDFPRNIEEYVHRVGRTGRAGRSGAAVTLVTRDNWRMAPELISILERAGQEVPQDLVLMAERYEKHKQDKAMCDPRGGPGRGGGRREGGGGGGGWGRRDGGGRDRGQNWGFF from the exons ATGTCCGACTGGGAAGAGGAGTACGATGAAAACGGTGTTGCCATCGACATTCCCGCTCCAAAACCATCAGCTCCGACTAATTACGATGAAGATCGCTcaagagaaaatgtatttttcggCGTGAGAAGAGGAGCCAGGTTTGCAGCCccgagagagagcagagagggatCCGAGTTCAAGCCCCGcagaggcggcggcggcggcgaaAGTTACCGGAGCACACGACGGACGAACTTTGGCGAGGAAAGGTCAAACTGTTCCCAGCCTGTGATAGTTACCGTGGAAAACGCTTCAGTTGGGAGGATAATAG GTCGTGGAGGAGCCAAAGTTCGTGAACTCGAAGAGAGCACAGGTGCACGGATCAAG GTAAACAGAGGGGACTATGAAGGTGAGGTGGTCATCTTTGGGCCCCCTGCTGCCCAGCAGAAGGCCAAGGAGATGATCGAAGACCTGGTGGCGGATGGAAACTCTCGATTTCCCGCTG GTGTGCGAAAGGGCGGAGACTATGAAGGCGGAGACTATGGAAGAAGAAGTGATGAAGGTGTAAGGAATGACTCTGTCTGGTCTGCAGCACAGTTACAGGCTGCGAAGGTCATCCCGGCCCACGTACCCATAGACTGGAACGCCATCCGGGAGAACAAGGATAAGTATGAGGAGCTCAAGTGGAAGG ACCTCCCACccatgaagaagaagttttACACTGAGGCAGAGAGTGTATCCATGCTGACAGCAGAGGAAGTCATTGAATGGAG gAAGGAAAATAACAGCATCTTTGTGGACGAcctgaaggaggagggagagaaacgTCCTATTCCCAACCCCTGTCGCACCTTTCTGGAGGCCTTTGAGCGTTATCCAGAGATCATGGAGAACATTGAACGAGTCGGCTTCGTCAAACCAACCCCCATCCAG TCTCAGGCATGGCCAGTGTTGCTGAGCGGGGAGGACCTGATAGCCATCGCTCAGACAGGAACAGGCAAAACTCTGGCCTACCTGCTGCCAGGGTTCATCCACATGGATGGACAGCCTGT ACCTCGAGCTGAGCAGGGTGGTCCAGGCATGTTGGTGCTGACTCCCACCAGAGAGCTGGCCCTGCAGATTGAAATGGAGTGCAAAAAGTACCgctacaaaaactacaaaag TCTTTGTATCTATGGCGGAGGCGATAGGAGAGGCCAGATCAACTTTGTGAAGGGCGGAGTGGACATAGTGATCGCTACACCAGGCCGACTAAATGATCTACAGATGAATGACCtcatcagcctcagctccaTCACCTATTTG GTGCTGGACGAAGCTGACCGTATGCTAGACATGGGCTTTGAGCCACAGATAAAGAAGATTCTCTTGGACATCCGCCCAGACCGACAGAATGTCATGACCAG TGCCACTTGGCCCACTGGTGTCAGACGACTGGCCAGCTCCTACTTAAAGAATCCCATGATGGTCTACGTGGGCAGTCTGGACTTGGCT GCGGTTAACACAGTGAATCAAACAGTGCTGGTTGTcagtgaagaggagaagaagtcCTACTTGTTTAACTTCATCCGAAACATGCAGCCCGAGGATAAAGTCCTTATCTTTGTTGGGAGGAAGCTTAT gGCTGATGACCTGTCCAGTGACATGTGTCTGCATGGTCTGGCTGTGCAAAGTCTCCATGGTGACCATGAGCAGTCTGACCGTGAACAAGCCCTCGAGGACTTTAAAAGGA GTCGGGTTCGTATCCTGGTCGCCACAGACTTGGCATCTCGAGGGTTAGATGTCCATGACATAACTCATGTCTTCAATTATGACTTCCCACGTAACATAGAAGAGTATGTCCATCGTGTGGGCCGCACCGGCCGAGCAGG ACGTTCAGGTGCTGCTGTTACCCTGGTAACCAGAGATAACTGGAGGATGGCCCCCGAGCTCATTTCCATTCTGGAGAGAGCAGGACAG GAGGTCCCTCAGGATCTGGTGCTTATGGCAGAGAGATATGAGAAGCACAAGCAGGATAAGGCGATGTGCGATCCAAGAGGAGGACCGGGACGAGGAGGAGGCAGAcgagaaggagggggaggaggaggaggatgggggaggagagatggtggaggCAGGGATCGAGGCCAAAACTGGGGATTCTTCTAA